AAAACCCCAGTCTGGGCAACCGCATCTGCCTGGATAATCACTGAACCCTCTGGGTTTTGTGCCTTAAGTCGTTCAATGTTCGCTCTGACTGAGTGTGTTTCTACTTGACGCCTATCAATCCAGATAGTACCTTTTTTGGTAATGGCCACTAAAATGTTGCCCTGTTCATGACGTTCGGCTGTTTTTGCTGTAGGTCGATTAATTTCAACCCCCGTTTCTTTAACAAATGAGGTGGTGACAATAAAAAAAATCAATAGAATAAATACCATATCAATCATTGGGGTCAGGTTAATGTTAACCGGACGTTTCATTGGATTGTTGATATGACGTTTTCTCATTTTTGATCACTTTCCTGGTCGGTCATTTTATCTGTGACTTGCAGCATTTTTTGTTCTGCCTGTTGCTGCAACAAACTACTCATAAACAAGCCTGGAATAGCACTTAACAAGCCTGCTAAGGTAGTGATTAAGGCCTTAGAAATACTGGCGGCTAAAGCTCTGGCATTGCCAGTCCCATAGAGATTTAAAATCTCAAAGGTTTCGATCATTCCGATCACAGTACCCAGTAGCCCTAAAATAGGCAAGAGTTCAACTGACACATGAATAGTACTAAGATGTTGATTCAGCCGACTATGTAACTTTGCCAAAATCATTGTTTTAATACTCTTGGCATACCATGATTGGTGCTCTTTTCTTTCCTGCCAGGGACGTAATTTTTGTTCTGCTAACAAGGGGAAATTGTAGCGAAAAAACCAATGGCGCTCTACGACCAACATCCATAAAACTATATTAAGAAAAAAAATACTCCATAAGACATAACCACCCGAATACATGAAGTCGAGTAATTGCCAGATTGCATTCTGTGCTAGTTGTAAGTATTCACTCAGCATGGCATCTATTCGTTCCGTATGAATATATCGACATCAGGCTTGCGGATCATTTTGCTCAGCAAGTTGCGCTATATAACCAGCACTTTCTTCATCCAGTATTTGGATCAGTCGATTACTTTTCGTTTGCAAAAAGCCATGCAACAATACTGCAGGCACGGCAACAATCAAACCCAGCCCCGTTGTCACTAATGCCTGTGAAATACCTCCAGACATCAGCTTAGGATCGCCAGTACCAAATAATGCAATTGACTGAAATGTTTCTATCATACCAATCACAGTGCCCAGCAAGCCTAATAAGGGGGCTACCGTGGCAAACAGTCCGAGCATAACCAAACGACGTTCCAGCTTCGGTGTTTCTGATAAAATAGCTTCATCTAGTTTCAAGCTCAATGTTTCAATTGAGTGCTGCGCTTTAAACTGATGGTATACCGTCATGATTCGCCCCAGAGGATTGTTCATGGATGGCTGATTGGACTTTCTTTGTCTGGTCATTTTAAAACCAATCGTTGCTAAATAGAAATAACGCTCCAAGGCGATAAGCAAGGATAAAGTGCCAATGAATAAGATAATATAACCAATAATGCCACCCTGTCTGATCCGTTCTTGAATATCCGGCATCTGGCTAAGCAGTGAGAGCAGCGTGCCTCCTGAAGGATCAATAGCCAATGCTATTTCACCTTTTTGGGATGTATTAGTCGCTATTTCCAATTGTGTAATCTGATTAAGAAAACGTTGTGGCGGTTGTTGATTAAGTTCTACCAGTTGATTGCTTTTTCTCAAATATTGTAAATAATGTCCATCACTCAAACTGTTAAATTCACCAATACGGGTAACAAGTCGTTCTTCTTCATTACCCTCAGCAGTGATTATCATTTGTTTGAATTGAACATTTTTACCTGACTGAGTCATTTGTCGCTGCATTTCATACCAAAGTTGTTTTAAATCGGTAATGGCGGGCAGTGAACGGCTATCTGATAATTGCTTTAGTAGAATGCCGCGCTGTGAATACTGAATAGAGATGATAGAATTATTAAAACGCGCATAGGTTTCACCTGATATCTGTCTGACAACACCAAACAACTCACCCAGATTAGCTCCTTTTTGGCTTATATTAACATCGATGTCTGCCAGTTTTTTATCATTGTTCTGCAATTGTTTTTTAAGTGTTTCTGAGCGTTGTAGTGCCAGCGCTAGCTCTTCTTTTACCTGTGCTAATAATTTTTTTCGTGCATGATGCTGTTGCTTAAAGCGCTGTTCCCGGGCTTTATTTTTTTTATCACTGAGCAGGCCAGACTGTTTTACCTCTTTCAAGAGTGTATCTAAGTCATTCGCCTTTGAAAAAGCCCATTGAGTCCAGACTAAAGTGGTGAAGGCAATAATCATTAATAAGCAATTACGTTTATTTATCATTTTTCTTCCTCCACTCTTCGAGGAATACTAACCGGTAAAGTAATAAATTCAGGTGCCAACTGTTTTCTAGCCATGCGCAAGCCATGCTCTAGTGAGGCGTAATATTGAGATGACAGAGGTACGTATTGCGCTTTATCTTTAGACCAGTAAAAAGAATTTTTTTTATCCAGACTTTGATAAACTAACACCACCCGTCCCATACGAAAATAATTCACTACCGCATTGTACTTTTCTGGATGACTGCCCTGCCATGTTTCAATGGTATGACCATATTCCATTTCTTGTAAAAATGTTTCCATGATCTGACGGTATTTTTCTGCACTGCTGACATCCGATTGATCCATTAATTGTTTTAACTCTCTGACGTTTTCTGAACGTTCTTGTACTAGAAAGGGCATGTCTAATTGAATAAATTGCTCTAATGTATTTATCATTTGCAACATTAAGGGCACTATCGCTTGTTCAGTTTGTTCTATACTATTGAGTTGCTGAGTGCGCGTGATGACTAAATCATTTTGTGATTGAACTAATTTGCTGAGTTGTTGGTTGTATATTGTTAGGGTGTTAAGTTGTTCAGAGACTTGCTGATATTCATGTAACATATCAGTTGACTGTTCACTGAGCATGTTAATTTTTTGTTGAGATTTTATTGCCTTATTTTGCACCTTGTTTTGAGCTTCAATGTTGGCTTTAAGTGTAGCTGCATTGAGAGGATTCAGACTGATAAAAATCAATAAGCATAAACTCAGTATAAGTATTTTTATTGGCTTGTTCATTATGATTGCAAAGCCCCTAAAAGCAATACTTCCATTTCTATTGCAGGCATGGGTCTGGCATAAAAATAGCCCTGAATATTTTCACAACCATTGCTGACTAGAAAATCCTTTTGTTGCATCGTCTCCACTCCTTCCGCAATCACATCTAAATTAAGGCTTTTGGCTAAGGCTATCACTGCACGGCTAATACCGGCATCTTCATCATCACTCGGCAAACCTCGAATAAAGGATTGATCTATTTTTAGTTTATTAATAGGCAAACGTTTTAGATAGGAAAGCGATGAATAGCCCGTGCCGAAATCGTCCACAGATATGACAACACCCATCGCACTGAGTTTTTCCAAAATAGCAATTGCATCCTCAGGATTAGACATAATCTGTCCTTCGGTCACTTCCAAACCCAGCCATTCAGGCTGGAAATTCATGGTCTTTAATATTCCCTGCAAGTATTGTGTAAACTCCTTGGTATAGAGTTGCTTAATCGCGAGATTTAAAGAAAGCACACCTGGATTTAAACCTTTCTCATGCCATTGTGCCACTTGTTTGATCGCCGTTTTCATGACCCATTGATCGATGGGCACAATTAAGCCTGTTTCTTCTGCAATGGGGACAAATTTATTCGGTGGAACCATATCCGATTCCGGATCATTCCAACGAATTAAGGCTTCCATGCCTATTATTTTTCCGGTCACAGCATTGACCTGTGGCTGATAATACACAACAAACTCTTCTTGCGCTAAAGCCTGACGTAACTTTGTTTCCATCACAATATGCTCAAAAGCTAATGCCGTCATTTCTGATGAATAAAACTGAAAATTATTACGACCTTCGTCTTTTGCCTTATACATCGCTGCATCTGCATATTTAAGTAAATTGTGCATATCTATATCATCTTGGGGATACAGGCTAATGCCAATACTGCTTGAAACAAAGAGTGTATGTTCATCAATGTAAATGGGTTCTGCCAGACTTTGCAGGATTTTTTTGGCTAATAAAGAGGCATCTTGTCCTCGTTCCAGTTCTTCAATTAAAATAGTAAATTCATCACCGCCTAGCCGGGCAAGACTATCTTCTTTACGGATCGCATTTTTTAAACGCGTTGCCACTTCTTGTAGCACTTTATCGCCTGTCACATGCCCAAGTGAATCATTAATTTTTTTAAAGCGATCCAAGTCGATAAAGAACAGTGCTAATTCATTATTCTGTCGTTTAGCTCGTTCGATGGACTGTGATAAGCGGTCATTGAACAATACTCGATTGGGCAGTCCTGTGAGTGCATCATGATGTGCCTGATAATCTAAGCTATTTTTTTGTTCATGGAGTTTTTTTCTGTGGCTTTTCGTTCTTCAATATCTTTAAACACCGTATGTAATACTTGCTTGCCATCTATAACAATAGGCGTTAGAGTCACTTCGATCCAAATATCAATATTATTTTTTGTTAAATGCTTCCACTCAAATGTATGCGAACCATTTTTAACGGCTAGCGCGATCATTTCATAAGATTTCTCATCACTCTTTCGCCCATCAGGCTGAAATTCTGGAGATATTTGTGCCGGTTCAAGATTTAAAACCTCTTTTTTAGAACCCCGCCTGAGAATTTTTAGTGCTGATTCATTACAGTCAATAAATTGATTACTTTCAATGTCCAGAATTAACACGCCACTCATGGTTTTTTTAAAAACCAACTCATAGAGTTCCTTCTGTTCGTCCAGTGCTTGCTTCTGATATAAAATGGCCTCTTGTGATTCTTTCAACGCTTTATTTTGTTGCTCTAAATCATTCTCTGCCAATTCTCGACTCTCCTGTAGGAGTAAGACCCACCAGACCAGCGTACAAACCATAATTGAGATTAGAAAAAAGAAGGTAATAAAAGCTTGCTCAAGATAAATAATCGAGTCATCCGACATGACTTCAAGTTGTGCAGAATAAACCATCCAGGCAATGACTGCCAACAGAAACAAAAGTCCGAAGCTAATGCTGATAAAATCCTGAAGCCTTAAACAAGCCTTAAACGAAACCTGACCAGCACTGAGTTTATGGCACCAATATGCCAGTTTTTTTCTCAAAGAGAATTCACTTTTTTCTTTACAAGCATCATGGCAAAGTGAATCCAATGAGCAGCAAAGAGAACAAATTTTCACCTCATGAAAAGAGCAATAGGCCATGTCTTCCTGCTCATATTCGTTATCACACATTTCACATTGATGCGTGACAATGGCATTTGCTGGCGAGCGATGATGAGTGTCTTTATATAAGTCATTGCTGCGGGCAATATAATATTTTCCGCCACTGAACCAGGCAAACAAGGGGGATAAAATGAAAGCTAAGAACATTGCAATCAATGCCGAATAACTTTGCGCCATATCACCAAGAAAGCCCATAAAAGCAATAATGGCGACTATTGAGGCAATGCCCATACTACCGACACCCACTGGATTAAAACTGTATAAGTGGGCGCGTTTGAATTCTATTATTTTGGGACTCAACCCAAGGGGTTTATTAATAATCAAGTCCGCCGTGATCGCGCCAATCCATGCAATAGCGACATTGGAATACAAGCCGAGCACTTTTTCCAACATATAAAAAAGACCGAGTTCCATTAATAATAGCGCGATAGCAATATTAAAAACCATCCAGACAACGCGACCCGGGTGGGAATGTGTGACTCGAGAAAAAAAGTTTGACCAGGCCAATGAGCCAGCATAAGCATTGGTTACATTGATCTTGATTTGGGAAATGATGACAAAAAAGGTCGATGCCGCCAAGGCAACTTCGGGGTTCTCAAACACATATTGATAGCCTATGTAGTACATCTGTATCGGTGTTTTTGCTTCATGTAATGATAAGCCCGCCAATAAGACGACACTGGCTAGAAAAATACCTCCCAACTGTTTTAGAAAGCCCAGAATAATCCACCCCGGCCCGGCAAGTAGCATGGCTGCCCACCACTTAAAACGATTATGCTTTTCCAATGGTGGCATAAATCGAAGGTAGTCAACCTGTTCACCAATCTGCGCAATGAGCGATAAAGAGATACCGATAGCGAAGCCAAAGTAATAAAAATTAAACTCTGAACTCTCTGAAATGCTGCCCGTGAAACCAAGCATCGCCGTTATTGCTTCTGGCTCTTTAAGCAACACGGCAATAAAGGGCAATAGCATCATGGTGATCCAGATTGGCTGGGTCCACATTTGTAATTTATTAATAAAAGTGATGCCATAAAACACCATGGGAATAATGATGAGCGAGCTAAAAAGGTAGCCCCACGCCAAAGGCAGACCAAAATAAAGCTCCAGCGCCTGCGCCATAATGGCTGCTTCAAGCGCAAAAAAGATAAAGCTAAACGAGGCATAAATAAGTGATGTAATGGTAGAACCCACATAGCCAAAGCCCGCACTTCGAGTGATCAAATCTATATCGATATTATAGCGAGCAGCGTGATAGCTGATGGGAATCGCCGTTAAAAAAATAATGACTGATGCAGTGAGAATAGCCCAGAATGCGGTTTGAAAACCATAGTGAATGGCAATAGTCGCACCAATGGCTTCCAATGCCAGAAACGAGATACTGCCCAATGCTGTATTAGCGATGAGAAATTCTGACCATTTACGAAATGATTTGGGGGTATAGCGCAGCGAATAATCTTCCAGTGTTTCCGTTGCAACCAGGTGGTTATACTGGCGACGCGCATTTTTTAATGCTTTGATGTTATCTTCCTTGCTTGATCATGCAGGCGGTTTAAATTCTTATATTTAAATATACTACAAATTTTGAAATTTTATACTTTGAAAGGAAGTTTTAACTTAGTATTGAAAGACTAAAGACGAGTCAGAGTGGCCACGATAGCAAGCAATCTCAGATTACGCATAATATCCGCCAAATGGGTTCTATCACGTACAGACAAGGTAAAATCGAGGGAGTAGAGCTGATCTTCTCTATCAGCGGTCACGACATGCTCAATATTAGCTTCGCAATCTGCAAGTGCTGAGGCGATGGTCGCCAAGACACCTTTTCTGTGTTCAACTACCACTCTCAAGGTCACACTGAATTCAGCACTGATATCATCACTCCATTCAACATCAATCCATTTTTGAGCTTGTTTAAGATAATCTTTAGCATTTTTACAGGACTTGGTGTGAATAACAATACCACGCCCTGAGCTAATAAAACCGACAATTGGATCACCGGGAATAGGATGGCAACAGCGTCCATAATGAACCACCATCCCTTCTGTGCCTCGAATATTCAATAATGGCCCATGCTCTTGACGCGCCTGATCAAGCGCATCACTTTGCTCTGGTAATAAGTGCCGCACAACTAACTGTGGAATACGATTACCCAAACCCACTTGATGTAATAATTCATCCATTGAATTGAGTTCATAGTCTTTTATCACCCGTTCAATGCGACTTTGAGATAAGTCTTGTACCGACATATTGACGTTGCCCAGGCACTTGTTCAATAAACGAGTTCCCAAGGCAATGGACTCATCGCGTTGGAGATTTTTCAGTATATTGCGTATGCTACCACGCGCCTTAGCTGTAAAAACAAAATTCAGCCATGAAGGATTGGGCGAAGCACCCGGTGCGGTGATAATTTCAATGGTCTGACCATTCTTCAATTGCGTGCTTAAGGGCGCATGTTGATGATTGATTTTACCGGCAACACAAGAACTACCCACATCGGTATGTACGGCATAAGCAAAATCAACGATGGTTGCCCCTCGGGGTAATTCCATGATCAGCCCTTTGGGCGTAAAAACATAGACTTCCGACGGAAATAAATCAACTTTAACACTTTCTAAAAACTCAATGGAGTCACCCGCATTTTGCTGCAAATCCAATAAACTTTTCAGCCATTCTCTAGCCTTGGCCTGAGCAATTACGCCGCCGTTATTCTCGCTTTCTTTATAACCCCAATGAGCGGCAATACCATTTTCTGCGACGCGATGCATATCACTTGTGCGCAGTTGAACTTCAATGGGTACGCCAAAGGGGCTGAATAATATAGTGTGTAATGACTGATAGCCATTAATTTTAGGGATGGCGATATAATCTTTGAATTTTCCAGGAACTGGCTTGTATAATGCGTGAACAGCGCCTAATGCACGGTAACAGCTATCAACAGTATCGACCACAATCCGAAAGGCATAGACATCATAAACTTCTGAAAAAGGCAGATTCTTATTCTGCATTTTTCGATAAATACTATACAGGTGTTTTTCTCGCCCGAGGACGTCACATTGGATACCTTCATGTGATAAGCGGTTTTCCAGCGCTTCCTGAGTTTTTTTCACCAGGGTCTTACGATTGCCACGCACTTTATTAACAGATTCTTTTAACACTCGATAGCGCATGGGATAGTAAGCTTTAAAACCCAGCTCTTCCAACTCATGACGCATTACATTCATGCCCAAGCGATTAGCAATCGGAGCATAAACGTCTAGTGTTTCACCGGCAATGCGACGAGCTTTATCGGCCCGCATAATGCCCAGAGTACGCATATTGTGCAGACGGTCAGCCAATTTGATGAGAATGACCCGAATATCCTTCACCATCGCCAGAATCATTTTACGAAAACTTTCCGCCTTGGCTTCTTGCTTGTTGTCAAAATGAATATGATCTAACTTGGTGACACCATCGACAATTTCGGCGACTTCTTCGCCAAAGAGTTTGGCAATCTGTTCTTTATGGGTTTCAGTATCTTCGATGACATCGTGCAGAATAGCGGCAATGAGAGTGTTTTCATCCATGCGCATTTCAGCCAGAATCCTGGCCACAGCAATGGGATGATAGATATAGGGTTCACCCGTCATCCGCGTTTGCCCTTCATGGGCTTCGGCACCAAACAGATAAGCATGGTAGACAGCACTCACCTGATCTTCATCGAGATAAGCGTTCAGCATGGCGCAGAGATCACTGATGAGAAACAATAGCTGGAGTCCCTGTCAGAATTTGATAAAATGACATTTGTAATAACTCAGCGTAATGAGAACTACGCCTTGCTGACAAAAATCTTATTCTTCGCTAGTCATCTCTTGACCCGCTTCTTCTACTGAAGTCAACGAAGCACCCATGTGCGCCATCGCCGATACTTCAGTCAGAATTTCAGGACCAATTTTACCTTCAGCAATTTCACGCAAGGCAATAACAGTAGGCTTGTCGTTTTCAGCTTCAACTAAAGGTTCCTGACCATTGGCAATTTGGCGAGCGCGTTTAGTTGCAACCATCACCAGTTCAAAACGGTTTTCTACATTATCCAGACAATCTTCAACTGTCACTCGTGCCATTGGTGTTATACCCCTAGAAATTAAATAGTCGATAGTGAACTAGTCATTATACTCAAGCGCTGAGAATGACACAAGATATAATGCTTAATTAAAAACCATATATTTGTTGAGGTTTATACCAACAAAGCCTCAATAAGATTGTGATGACGGCGACATTGTGGCGATTGGCGTAAACGGAAGGCATAAATCAAGGCTTTAAGCTCGCCCAACGCATGGGAAAATTGATCATTAACAATTAAGTATTCAAATTCATCGTAGTGTGACATTTGTTCTATCGCTTCATTCATACGCTTACTAATCACTTCATGGGAATCCTGCCCGCGTTCCGTCAAGCGTGATAAGAGTTCTTGTCGTGAAGGGGGCAAAATAAACACATTAGTACAGGTATCAAATTGTTTACGTACCTGCTGAGCACCCTGCCAGTCAATTTCCAGAATAATATCGATGCCCGCAGTTAATTTTTCTTTAATTTGTTTTTTTGATGTACCATAAAAATTGCCAAACACTTCTGCATGTTCAATAAACTGTTGTTCAGCAATCATCTGCTGAAAAGTCTCATGACTCACATAATGGTAATCAATGCCCTCACGTTCACCCGGACGTTTTTCTCGTGTCGTATAGGAAACTGAAACCTCAATCAGGTCGGTTTCTTCTAATAAGGCTTTAAGCAGACTGGTTTTACCGGCGCCCGATGGCGCACTAATGATATACAACATACCGCAATCGGTTTCAGGGCTGTGGTTAAACATAGTTTATTCTCTTTTTTAATACTTTTTTGGACAGAATTTATTGGTGTATTATACCCCTGATATTTAGAAATGCACCCTGAGAGCATTTCATTCAGGACGATTTTCAGCCAAAGACAAATTTATCCTCTTGACACTCATATTACGCCCTAGCTTGCTAGTTTTTTTGATATTTCAATATCTTTTTTTAGCAAAGAATTAATTGTTTCATTTAAAGAGAATTTCTGTTTTTTATCACGAATTTTCTTTATAAAAAAATCCTTCACTTCTTTATCCAGATATATCGGAATATCCAACTCATCCAGAGGTCTGTAGAACTTACCTTGTTCTGCATTAGTAAAATCATATTCATCTTTCATTTTTTACACCTTTGTTGGTATGAATGCAGTTCTTTTTTAGATGCTTTTCTTGCGCTAATAATTCTCACATATTCAATGTTATTATCATCTTTAAATGTGTGTACGACAGCATCCAAAAACAGCTATTCAATATTCTGTATCTGCTCACGCATTTGCTCTATCAATACTTTCATCTCGACTGAAGCTGCCGTGGTGATTTCTGAGATAGATTTTGAGCCGAGGGTATTGGCTTCGCGATTGAGTTCTTGCATAAGGAAATCCAGGCGGCGGCCAATGGCTTCGTTGTCGGGAATGTCAGCGGAAATATTGCGTTCAATTTCAATCAGGTGAGTCTGTAAGCGGTCAATTTCTTCATCCACATCGGCTTTGTGTGCCAATAACACCATTTCTTGTTCTAGTCGGCCATTTTCGGCTTCAAGCGATAGGTTTGCTTGCACATGTTGCAGTTTTTCTTCTAATCGTTGGCGTTGTAATTGAAGAATTTTCGGCATTTTTTCTTTGACCTGATCAATCACCGCTCGCATGTCAGCGATGCGCTGAGCAATCATTTCGCCTAAGGCCTGGCCTTCTCTTTGTTTGCCCTCTAAGAGTTCAGCCAATGCCGAATCTAATACGGGAAAAACAGAATCATTGATAGCATTTTGATCGATGTTACGAGCATCCATTACCCCCGGCCAATTAATAATATCCACCGCGCTCACGGGTGCGGCATTGTAAATTAACTTATCGATTTCATGTAGTGTTTTGGCTACTTGTTCCGCCAAGTCATGATTGAAGGCTAGGAGCTGTTGGTTATTTTCGTCAATATTTAAACGAATAAAAACGTCCAGTTTACCCCGTTGAAATCGGGCTTTAATCCGCTCTCTGATTTGCATTTCCAACGCCCGCAATTCATCTGGCATTTTAATGCTCAAATCCAAAAAACGGTGATTGACACTGCGCAATTCGATGGCCATCACGCCCCAGTCCAGTTTTGCTTCCTGTCGGGCATAGGCAGTCATACTTTTAACCATAGAGACTCCAAGTGTCATAAGTAGAGGTGATATTTCTGGGACAGATCAAATAAGCCCATTTGGTTTTACATTTGTAGGATGTGCGAAGCAGGTTGATCGATCCCATATTTCTTCATCCTAGAAGAATAATTTCAACGATTGTTATAGATTGTAGCATAACCCATAGAAATTCTGCGTTTATCTCACTATACTCTCTTATACACTCATGAATTTTTACCGGAAGTTAATAGGATTAACAAACGCCCATGGCGCATAATATAGCCCCTCTTGCACAAGGAACCCAGGTTGATGAATACATTATCGACAATGTAATGGGCGGCGGCGGTTTCAGTATAGTTTATAACGCCCATAGTGTTGCAGACAAAAAACACACCGTACTGATTAAAGAATATATGCCGAAAAAACTGGCCGTCAGAGTCAATGATACGGATGTCACCAGTTTAGATCCTTCTGCACCTGAATCCTATAACAAAGGCCGTAAGCTTTTCTTTCAGGAAGCCAGTACCCTAGCAACACTCAAACACCCTAACATTGTTGATGTGACTAACTTTTTTCAGACCAATGGCACGGCTTATATGGTGATGAAAGATGAAAAAGGGGTCAACCTGCAAGATTATATTCGCAAGTACAAAGGCAACCTCAGTGAAAGATTATTACGTAAAGTCTTCCCGCAATTATTGTCTGGAGTAAAGTTATTACATGACAAGGGCTTATTACATCTGGATATCAAGCCCAGCAATATTCACTTGCGCCAAGGGGGCAGGCCTTTGTTATTAGACTTTGGTGCGGTCAGGGAAACCATGAAAACCCGTCTATATGATGCTCGTGTCGTGGCCACCGCTGGTTTTGCTCCCATTGAACAAGTGACTGAACGTGGCTATATGGGGCCTTGGACTGATATTTATGCCATCGGCGCTACCATGAGAAGTTGTATTGAGGGTGTACCGCCACCGTCAGCCAACAAACGCAAGGACGACGATCCAATGAAACCGGCGGTCAATGCATTTAAGCGCAAATACAGTCAGATACTTTTGGAGGCTGTTGATTGGTCGATGGAGCCGGATCAGCGTCTGCGCCCGCAAAGTTGTGATGAATTACTGGAAATGTTGGAAAAGATGCCCGATGAAAACGAGTCTAAGTCAATCTTGTCCAAGCTTAAGCTGGATCAGCTCTCGAATCTATTGCCTTGGAATAAATAAGCACACAGCGATAAAAAATTTAACTCGCGCCCTTTGCTAACAAAAACTGGCCATAGTCTTTATCGGTTTTTAGAATATGGTTGAGCAACCAGTCTTTTAAAAAAACCATCACTTCAACCCCAACTAAAAAATCACCATCAGCCATTTTTTGTCGTAACTTCTGAACCTGCTCAATCATTGCATGATGCTCATTGATATGAGACTCTGTTTGCTCATAAGCATGTTGAGCAAATAACTTTTCCTCATAACCAAAATGGCTCACTGTATAATCCGCTAAATCATCAA
This genomic window from sulfur-oxidizing endosymbiont of Gigantopelta aegis contains:
- a CDS encoding ExbD/TolR family protein, which encodes MRKRHINNPMKRPVNINLTPMIDMVFILLIFFIVTTSFVKETGVEINRPTAKTAERHEQGNILVAITKKGTIWIDRRQVETHSVRANIERLKAQNPEGSVIIQADAVAQTGVLIKVIDQVRLAGISNISIAASKP
- a CDS encoding MotA/TolQ/ExbB proton channel family protein; translation: MLSEYLQLAQNAIWQLLDFMYSGGYVLWSIFFLNIVLWMLVVERHWFFRYNFPLLAEQKLRPWQERKEHQSWYAKSIKTMILAKLHSRLNQHLSTIHVSVELLPILGLLGTVIGMIETFEILNLYGTGNARALAASISKALITTLAGLLSAIPGLFMSSLLQQQAEQKMLQVTDKMTDQESDQK
- a CDS encoding MotA/TolQ/ExbB proton channel family protein, translated to MINKRNCLLMIIAFTTLVWTQWAFSKANDLDTLLKEVKQSGLLSDKKNKAREQRFKQQHHARKKLLAQVKEELALALQRSETLKKQLQNNDKKLADIDVNISQKGANLGELFGVVRQISGETYARFNNSIISIQYSQRGILLKQLSDSRSLPAITDLKQLWYEMQRQMTQSGKNVQFKQMIITAEGNEEERLVTRIGEFNSLSDGHYLQYLRKSNQLVELNQQPPQRFLNQITQLEIATNTSQKGEIALAIDPSGGTLLSLLSQMPDIQERIRQGGIIGYIILFIGTLSLLIALERYFYLATIGFKMTRQRKSNQPSMNNPLGRIMTVYHQFKAQHSIETLSLKLDEAILSETPKLERRLVMLGLFATVAPLLGLLGTVIGMIETFQSIALFGTGDPKLMSGGISQALVTTGLGLIVAVPAVLLHGFLQTKSNRLIQILDEESAGYIAQLAEQNDPQA
- a CDS encoding DUF3450 domain-containing protein; this translates as MNKPIKILILSLCLLIFISLNPLNAATLKANIEAQNKVQNKAIKSQQKINMLSEQSTDMLHEYQQVSEQLNTLTIYNQQLSKLVQSQNDLVITRTQQLNSIEQTEQAIVPLMLQMINTLEQFIQLDMPFLVQERSENVRELKQLMDQSDVSSAEKYRQIMETFLQEMEYGHTIETWQGSHPEKYNAVVNYFRMGRVVLVYQSLDKKNSFYWSKDKAQYVPLSSQYYASLEHGLRMARKQLAPEFITLPVSIPRRVEEEK
- a CDS encoding putative bifunctional diguanylate cyclase/phosphodiesterase, translating into MFNDRLSQSIERAKRQNNELALFFIDLDRFKKINDSLGHVTGDKVLQEVATRLKNAIRKEDSLARLGGDEFTILIEELERGQDASLLAKKILQSLAEPIYIDEHTLFVSSSIGISLYPQDDIDMHNLLKYADAAMYKAKDEGRNNFQFYSSEMTALAFEHIVMETKLRQALAQEEFVVYYQPQVNAVTGKIIGMEALIRWNDPESDMVPPNKFVPIAEETGLIVPIDQWVMKTAIKQVAQWHEKGLNPGVLSLNLAIKQLYTKEFTQYLQGILKTMNFQPEWLGLEVTEGQIMSNPEDAIAILEKLSAMGVVISVDDFGTGYSSLSYLKRLPINKLKIDQSFIRGLPSDDEDAGISRAVIALAKSLNLDVIAEGVETMQQKDFLVSNGCENIQGYFYARPMPAIEMEVLLLGALQS
- a CDS encoding PAS domain-containing protein; amino-acid sequence: MGSISFLALEAIGATIAIHYGFQTAFWAILTASVIIFLTAIPISYHAARYNIDIDLITRSAGFGYVGSTITSLIYASFSFIFFALEAAIMAQALELYFGLPLAWGYLFSSLIIIPMVFYGITFINKLQMWTQPIWITMMLLPFIAVLLKEPEAITAMLGFTGSISESSEFNFYYFGFAIGISLSLIAQIGEQVDYLRFMPPLEKHNRFKWWAAMLLAGPGWIILGFLKQLGGIFLASVVLLAGLSLHEAKTPIQMYYIGYQYVFENPEVALAASTFFVIISQIKINVTNAYAGSLAWSNFFSRVTHSHPGRVVWMVFNIAIALLLMELGLFYMLEKVLGLYSNVAIAWIGAITADLIINKPLGLSPKIIEFKRAHLYSFNPVGVGSMGIASIVAIIAFMGFLGDMAQSYSALIAMFLAFILSPLFAWFSGGKYYIARSNDLYKDTHHRSPANAIVTHQCEMCDNEYEQEDMAYCSFHEVKICSLCCSLDSLCHDACKEKSEFSLRKKLAYWCHKLSAGQVSFKACLRLQDFISISFGLLFLLAVIAWMVYSAQLEVMSDDSIIYLEQAFITFFFLISIMVCTLVWWVLLLQESRELAENDLEQQNKALKESQEAILYQKQALDEQKELYELVFKKTMSGVLILDIESNQFIDCNESALKILRRGSKKEVLNLEPAQISPEFQPDGRKSDEKSYEMIALAVKNGSHTFEWKHLTKNNIDIWIEVTLTPIVIDGKQVLHTVFKDIEERKATEKNSMNKKIA